From Cognatishimia activa, one genomic window encodes:
- a CDS encoding secondary thiamine-phosphate synthase enzyme YjbQ — protein MSQRVFHLSTSGQGLYEFTRPVTQWITDGQVEQGLLTLFLRHTSCSLLIQENADPEVQTDLRNFFHSLVPPSTDPSMSYLTHTYEGPDDMPAHIKAAMMPVSLNIPISNGRLVLGTWQGIYLFEHRNAPHDRQVVAHIS, from the coding sequence ATGTCGCAGCGGGTCTTTCACCTCTCAACATCCGGGCAGGGGCTCTATGAGTTTACCCGCCCGGTGACGCAATGGATTACTGATGGACAGGTAGAACAGGGACTTCTAACGCTCTTCTTGCGACATACCTCTTGCTCTCTCCTCATTCAGGAAAACGCTGATCCTGAGGTGCAAACAGACCTTCGAAATTTCTTCCATAGTTTGGTGCCACCGTCAACGGACCCTTCGATGTCTTACCTAACGCATACTTATGAGGGCCCCGATGATATGCCGGCCCATATCAAAGCCGCGATGATGCCGGTCAGCTTGAACATTCCAATTTCAAATGGGCGGCTCGTGCTTGGTACATGGCAGGGTATCTATCTGTTTGAGCACAGAAATGCGCCGCATGACCGACAGGTTGTGGCCCATATTAGCTGA
- the nrdR gene encoding transcriptional regulator NrdR has translation MRCPFCGNIDTQVKDSRPAEDHVSIRRRRFCPSCGGRFTTYERVQLRDLVVVKSTGRREDFDRDKLERSIRISMQKRPVEPERIDQMISGIVRRLESMGETDIQSKQIGEIVMEALARIDTVAYVRFASVYKNFQAADDFDKFVSELRPNIKPEE, from the coding sequence ATGCGCTGTCCGTTTTGCGGAAATATCGATACTCAGGTGAAAGATTCCCGCCCGGCGGAGGATCATGTTTCGATCCGGCGTCGTCGGTTCTGCCCATCCTGCGGCGGACGCTTCACAACCTATGAACGCGTTCAGCTGCGTGATCTGGTGGTGGTGAAATCAACGGGACGCCGAGAGGACTTTGATCGCGACAAGCTGGAGCGGTCTATTCGTATCTCCATGCAGAAACGCCCAGTGGAACCAGAACGCATTGATCAGATGATCTCTGGCATTGTGCGGCGCCTGGAAAGCATGGGTGAGACGGATATTCAGTCAAAGCAAATCGGTGAGATCGTGATGGAGGCCTTGGCCCGCATCGACACCGTTGCCTATGTGCGCTTTGCCAGTGTGTATAAGAATTTCCAAGCCGCAGACGACTTTGACAAGTTCGTCTCTGAGCTAAGGCCGAACATAAAGCCGGAAGAGTGA
- the ribD gene encoding bifunctional diaminohydroxyphosphoribosylaminopyrimidine deaminase/5-amino-6-(5-phosphoribosylamino)uracil reductase RibD: MTQTDQRFMALALGLGRRGQGRTWPNPAVGCVIVKEGRIVGRGWTQPGGRPHAEPIALAQAGMAAKGATAYVTLEPCSHHGKTPPCAEALINAQVARVVVAVEDSDGRVSGRGFKMLQDAGIEVTQGVLADEAARDLQGFFLKTEQGRPFVTLKLALTLDGRIATATGESQWITGPEARRDVHMMRARHDAVMVGGGTARADDPSLTVRDLGIDDQPVRVVVSRRLDLPLMSNLARTAKDIPVWLAHGADADHELVRTWEGIGAELMPCDLEGAHLSPNSILQSLGSRGLTRVFCEGGGALAASLLTADLVDELVVFSAGKVIGAEGYPGVGAMGVERLGAAPQFDLVEQRAVGADVKMVWRRPT, translated from the coding sequence GTGACCCAGACAGACCAACGATTTATGGCGCTCGCCCTAGGATTAGGGCGGCGTGGGCAAGGGCGAACATGGCCTAACCCTGCGGTGGGCTGCGTGATCGTGAAAGAGGGTCGGATTGTTGGTCGTGGTTGGACACAACCGGGCGGACGACCGCATGCAGAACCCATCGCTTTGGCGCAGGCCGGAATGGCTGCAAAAGGCGCAACCGCTTACGTCACTCTGGAACCCTGTTCCCATCATGGCAAAACACCTCCTTGCGCGGAAGCTCTGATCAATGCGCAAGTGGCGCGCGTTGTTGTCGCCGTTGAAGACAGTGACGGGCGCGTGTCTGGACGTGGCTTCAAGATGCTGCAGGATGCTGGCATCGAGGTCACGCAGGGCGTCTTGGCCGATGAAGCTGCGCGTGATCTGCAGGGGTTCTTCCTGAAGACAGAGCAGGGCCGACCCTTTGTAACCCTAAAACTCGCCCTGACGTTGGATGGGCGCATCGCCACCGCCACAGGTGAGAGCCAATGGATCACCGGACCAGAAGCGCGGCGTGATGTGCATATGATGCGCGCGCGCCATGATGCTGTGATGGTGGGTGGTGGCACCGCGCGGGCGGATGATCCGTCTTTGACCGTGCGTGATCTTGGGATTGATGATCAACCTGTACGCGTGGTTGTGTCGCGCCGTCTTGATCTGCCGTTGATGAGCAACCTTGCCCGAACAGCCAAAGATATCCCGGTTTGGCTCGCACATGGTGCTGATGCCGATCATGAGCTGGTTCGCACGTGGGAAGGCATTGGCGCAGAGCTGATGCCCTGTGATCTTGAAGGCGCGCATCTGTCGCCGAACTCCATCCTGCAATCGCTGGGAAGCAGGGGGCTGACTCGCGTGTTTTGTGAAGGTGGCGGCGCCTTGGCGGCCTCTTTGCTGACCGCTGATCTTGTGGATGAGTTGGTGGTGTTCAGCGCTGGCAAAGTGATTGGCGCGGAAGGCTATCCAGGTGTTGGTGCCATGGGCGTAGAGCGTCTGGGCGCGGCACCGCAGTTCGATTTGGTGGAACAGAGGGCTGTCGGAGCCGACGTCAAAATGGTTTGGCGTCGTCCTACCTAG
- a CDS encoding capsular polysaccharide biosynthesis protein, whose amino-acid sequence MLAYPEMNQDTAGETSPRRLFVYSGGFLTQKRLRRILSLSGYQISLGLPGSEDLVGIWGQSPTAHRGEKIAAQKEVDILRVEDAFLRSLFPGAKGEPPVGLFLDRNGVHFDPSTPSELETLLATHPLDDAALLNRARGCIARIKDAHLTKYAAVPVDVPAPDPGYVLVVDQLRGDASVTASGAGDAHFQEMLVMAQEEHPGARVLIKTHPETLEGIRPGYFSEKDCNERISLWDTPISPWVLFEGAVGVYTISSQLGFEAIYAGHKPRIFGQPFYTGWGLTNDERPVPRRHRQLTRSQLFAATMMLYTRWYDPYRDALCELEDVIGQLEAQARSWREDHRGWNGHGIRLWKRKHFQKFFGQHKRMTFDSASDAPALTWGIKDGPSETTRVEDGFLRSRGLGAELVPPLSLICDATGIYYDPARASDVENWIVKRSELRPDQDLRAQKLIEKLNTLGLSKYNLGGGHPDLPDGPLILVPGQVEDDASILRGTDDIATNRALVQAVRASNPEATIIYKPHPDVVAGLREGVVEDADLIADMVLQDVDMAWLLGQVSEVWTMTSLTGFEALIRGCKVTTFGAPFYAGWGLTTDLGKTPVRRQARLTLNGLVHAALIDAPRYFDPVTGLPCSVEVAMERLSKGRLPRPGLSNRLLSKAQGLLASQSGLWR is encoded by the coding sequence ATGCTCGCCTATCCTGAGATGAACCAAGATACCGCCGGGGAGACCTCTCCCCGGCGGCTTTTTGTTTATAGTGGTGGCTTTCTGACGCAAAAGCGCCTGCGTCGTATTCTGTCCCTGTCGGGATATCAAATCAGTCTTGGGTTGCCCGGATCGGAGGATTTGGTTGGTATCTGGGGACAAAGCCCAACCGCTCACCGTGGTGAGAAAATCGCTGCCCAAAAAGAGGTCGATATTCTTCGGGTCGAAGATGCCTTTCTGCGCAGCCTCTTTCCCGGTGCAAAGGGAGAACCGCCGGTTGGGTTGTTCTTAGATCGCAATGGGGTGCATTTTGATCCAAGCACCCCGTCTGAACTCGAAACACTCCTTGCAACGCACCCTCTTGATGACGCGGCGCTGCTAAATCGCGCGCGCGGCTGTATTGCCCGTATCAAAGACGCGCATCTCACCAAATACGCAGCGGTGCCAGTTGACGTCCCTGCCCCGGATCCAGGCTATGTGCTGGTTGTGGATCAGCTACGGGGGGATGCCTCTGTCACGGCCAGTGGCGCAGGCGATGCGCATTTTCAAGAAATGCTTGTGATGGCGCAGGAAGAACATCCCGGCGCGCGGGTTTTGATCAAAACCCACCCAGAAACGCTAGAAGGCATTCGCCCTGGGTACTTTTCAGAAAAAGACTGCAACGAGCGGATTTCACTCTGGGATACTCCAATCAGCCCTTGGGTCCTGTTTGAGGGCGCTGTCGGCGTCTACACAATCTCTTCTCAATTAGGCTTTGAGGCAATCTATGCTGGTCACAAACCGCGCATATTTGGTCAGCCATTCTACACTGGCTGGGGGCTCACTAATGATGAGCGCCCAGTGCCGCGTCGCCATCGGCAGCTGACACGCTCTCAGCTCTTCGCAGCAACCATGATGCTTTATACGCGCTGGTATGACCCCTATCGAGATGCGTTGTGCGAGTTGGAAGACGTGATTGGCCAGCTTGAAGCACAGGCCCGGTCTTGGCGAGAAGATCACCGGGGCTGGAACGGCCACGGCATTCGGCTCTGGAAACGCAAGCATTTCCAAAAGTTCTTTGGCCAGCATAAGCGAATGACATTTGACAGCGCTTCTGACGCCCCTGCCCTGACATGGGGCATAAAAGATGGGCCGTCTGAAACGACGCGCGTGGAAGACGGGTTTCTTCGATCACGTGGTTTGGGGGCGGAACTAGTCCCCCCGCTTTCACTGATCTGCGATGCCACTGGGATTTATTACGATCCTGCTCGCGCAAGCGACGTCGAAAACTGGATCGTGAAACGGTCTGAGCTTCGGCCTGACCAAGATCTGCGGGCACAAAAGCTCATCGAAAAGCTCAATACGCTTGGCCTCAGCAAATATAATCTAGGTGGAGGACACCCTGACCTGCCGGATGGCCCACTGATCCTTGTCCCGGGACAGGTTGAAGACGACGCATCTATTCTCCGCGGAACGGATGATATCGCAACCAATCGCGCGCTTGTGCAGGCGGTTCGTGCCTCAAACCCCGAAGCGACAATTATCTATAAGCCCCACCCTGACGTGGTCGCAGGCCTACGTGAAGGTGTTGTTGAAGATGCTGACCTGATAGCGGACATGGTCCTGCAAGACGTTGATATGGCTTGGCTATTGGGTCAGGTATCGGAAGTTTGGACAATGACGTCACTGACTGGATTTGAAGCTCTCATTCGAGGCTGTAAGGTCACAACTTTTGGTGCACCCTTCTATGCTGGTTGGGGGCTTACGACCGATCTTGGAAAGACGCCAGTGCGCCGACAAGCGCGTCTCACGCTCAATGGACTTGTGCATGCTGCTCTCATTGATGCGCCACGTTACTTTGACCCTGTAACAGGTTTGCCCTGCTCGGTGGAAGTAGCGATGGAACGTCTGTCGAAAGGACGCTTACCGCGTCCAGGACTGAGCAATCGTCTGCTGTCAAAGGCACAAGGCTTGTTGGCCAGCCAAAGTGGGCTCTGGCGCTAG
- a CDS encoding polysaccharide biosynthesis/export family protein, whose protein sequence is MKPQTSRWAKGIALIAALAVVSSCGLPRPGPNKREIFAGSVQKQGDAFVVSVNDRVTRATAVTSALGFSNAFKNAGTLGSDTIRPGDVLSLTIWENVDKPLLGPEGQVAAVLEEVQVDGSGFIFVPYAGRIRAAGNTPEAIRRVIVSKLEDQTPDPQVEVRRASGDGATVSIVGVVGAQGVYPIERPTRTLAAMLAQSGGVTIEPEIAQVTVLRKGHTGKIWFQDLYDNPHLDIALRGGDRILVEADTRAFTALGATGTQSRVTFDSQNLSAIEAIAQVGGLNSAAADPKGVFIFRNEPGEIANQVLGRDDLIGAQRMVYVLDLTEPNGMFMARDFVVRDGDTLYVTEAPFTTWDKTISSITGSATSVSSLQTLAGG, encoded by the coding sequence GTGAAACCCCAAACTTCCCGCTGGGCGAAGGGTATTGCCCTTATTGCGGCTTTGGCCGTTGTATCGTCATGTGGCTTGCCACGTCCGGGCCCGAACAAACGTGAGATCTTTGCTGGCTCTGTTCAGAAACAGGGCGATGCTTTTGTCGTTTCAGTGAACGACCGCGTAACACGAGCAACCGCTGTGACTTCAGCACTTGGCTTCTCCAACGCCTTTAAGAACGCTGGAACTCTGGGGTCGGACACCATCCGTCCGGGCGATGTGCTTTCCCTGACCATTTGGGAAAACGTTGATAAACCATTGCTTGGCCCAGAAGGTCAGGTCGCCGCAGTTTTGGAAGAGGTTCAGGTTGACGGTTCGGGCTTTATCTTTGTGCCCTATGCAGGCCGCATCCGTGCAGCAGGCAATACACCAGAAGCCATCCGACGCGTGATCGTCAGCAAACTGGAAGACCAAACCCCTGATCCACAGGTTGAAGTCCGCCGCGCCTCAGGTGACGGTGCAACAGTTTCAATCGTAGGTGTTGTTGGCGCGCAGGGTGTCTACCCAATCGAACGTCCGACCCGCACCTTGGCGGCAATGCTGGCGCAATCCGGCGGCGTGACCATCGAACCTGAAATCGCGCAGGTGACTGTTCTGCGTAAAGGCCATACGGGCAAGATCTGGTTCCAAGATCTCTATGACAATCCGCATCTCGATATTGCCCTGCGTGGAGGAGACCGCATTCTGGTTGAGGCCGACACACGTGCCTTTACAGCCCTGGGTGCAACCGGCACTCAAAGCCGTGTGACCTTTGACTCTCAAAACTTATCTGCCATCGAAGCGATTGCGCAGGTCGGCGGGTTGAACTCTGCTGCGGCAGACCCGAAAGGCGTCTTTATCTTCCGCAACGAACCGGGTGAAATCGCAAACCAAGTTCTGGGTCGTGATGACCTGATCGGTGCGCAGCGCATGGTCTATGTGCTTGATTTGACAGAACCAAATGGCATGTTCATGGCGCGCGACTTTGTGGTTCGCGACGGTGATACACTTTATGTTACCGAGGCTCCGTTCACCACTTGGGACAAAACCATTTCGTCAATCACTGGCTCTGCGACATCTGTAAGTTCGCTTCAGACACTCGCAGGCGGCTAA
- a CDS encoding capsule biosynthesis protein — translation MLQAGGADRVFLFLQGPHGPFFQGLANMLARSGAQCWRVGFNAGDAFFWKDKSTFLPFKDKQSAWPDFYEAVLEEKNITDIVLYGDTRGIHQKAVEVAKARGITVHIFEEGYLRPFWVTYERGGSNGNSRLMDMTIPEMQKALEGSDLDPPMPPSHWGDMRQHVFYGALYHWFVMFRNARFANFKPHRALNVRQEFRLYLRRLLRMPLHALERRIATHRVRFGGFPYHLALLQLEHDSSFQMHSPFNTMAEFLELVIENFAEGAPQHHHLVIKAHPLEDGRVPVRRTIAKLAKEHGVVDRVHFVRGGKLAQLLKDARSAVTVNSTAGQQVLWRGIPLKIFGKAVYDQPEFIANQSLRRFFAGAIRPDMMAYREYRRFLLETSQVPGGFYSRRGRRQLLRQVVDMMLSSEDPYEALASGTAAPRQQLRAVT, via the coding sequence ATGTTGCAGGCAGGCGGCGCGGATCGCGTCTTTCTCTTTTTGCAGGGACCGCATGGTCCCTTTTTCCAAGGACTGGCCAATATGTTGGCGCGGTCCGGTGCACAGTGCTGGCGTGTGGGATTTAACGCTGGTGATGCGTTTTTCTGGAAAGACAAATCAACGTTTCTGCCTTTCAAGGATAAGCAATCAGCTTGGCCTGACTTCTATGAAGCCGTACTGGAAGAAAAAAACATTACGGATATTGTGCTCTATGGCGATACGCGTGGGATTCACCAAAAAGCCGTTGAAGTCGCAAAAGCACGCGGGATCACAGTCCATATCTTTGAAGAAGGATATCTGCGCCCCTTCTGGGTGACCTATGAGCGGGGCGGATCAAATGGCAATTCCCGTTTAATGGATATGACCATTCCTGAAATGCAGAAAGCCCTGGAAGGCTCTGATCTTGATCCCCCAATGCCGCCGAGCCACTGGGGCGATATGCGACAGCATGTCTTTTATGGCGCGCTCTATCATTGGTTTGTCATGTTCAGAAATGCACGATTTGCAAATTTCAAACCACACCGCGCGTTAAACGTTCGTCAGGAATTCCGACTTTATTTGCGCAGGTTGCTGCGCATGCCTTTACATGCTCTAGAGCGACGCATTGCAACACATCGCGTGCGCTTCGGCGGCTTTCCTTATCATTTGGCGCTGCTTCAGCTTGAACACGACAGTAGTTTTCAGATGCATTCTCCGTTTAACACAATGGCAGAATTCCTTGAATTGGTTATAGAAAACTTTGCCGAAGGTGCGCCGCAGCACCATCATCTGGTGATCAAAGCCCACCCTCTTGAGGACGGCCGTGTTCCGGTGCGCCGAACCATTGCAAAGCTCGCGAAAGAGCATGGAGTTGTTGATCGCGTGCATTTTGTGCGCGGCGGTAAGCTCGCCCAGCTTCTCAAAGACGCGCGCTCTGCAGTGACGGTCAATTCAACTGCTGGCCAGCAGGTCCTGTGGCGCGGTATTCCGCTGAAGATTTTTGGTAAGGCGGTTTATGACCAGCCTGAATTCATCGCAAATCAATCTCTGCGTCGCTTCTTTGCCGGTGCCATTCGCCCTGACATGATGGCCTATCGCGAATATCGCCGCTTCCTTCTGGAAACGAGCCAAGTGCCCGGCGGATTTTACTCGCGTCGTGGACGCCGGCAGCTCCTACGCCAGGTGGTGGATATGATGCTGTCTTCCGAAGACCCTTACGAAGCGCTGGCTTCCGGCACAGCGGCCCCAAGGCAACAGTTGCGGGCGGTGACGTAA
- a CDS encoding riboflavin synthase gives MFTGIITDIGIIRELEQRGDLRARIETAYDTATIDMGASIASDGVCLTVIALGDNWYDVEISAETVSKTNLASWKEGKRVNLERALKVGDELGGHIVSGHVDGVAEIIEMKDEGDSTRISFRAPEELAKFIAEKGSVTLNGTSLTVNEVNGTEFGINVIPHTQQVTTWGDAKTGDRVNLEIDTLARYVARLAEMTATP, from the coding sequence ATGTTCACTGGGATCATCACCGATATTGGCATCATTCGCGAGCTTGAGCAGCGCGGCGACCTGCGCGCGCGGATCGAGACTGCTTATGATACGGCAACCATCGACATGGGCGCCTCAATTGCGTCTGATGGCGTTTGCCTTACTGTGATTGCATTGGGTGATAATTGGTACGATGTTGAAATTTCAGCGGAAACCGTATCCAAAACAAATCTCGCGTCATGGAAAGAAGGCAAACGAGTGAATCTGGAACGTGCGCTTAAAGTTGGAGACGAGCTGGGTGGCCATATCGTATCTGGACACGTGGATGGCGTTGCAGAGATCATCGAGATGAAAGATGAGGGCGACAGCACCCGGATTTCATTCCGTGCGCCAGAGGAACTCGCGAAGTTCATCGCAGAGAAGGGGTCCGTCACATTGAACGGTACGTCCCTGACGGTGAACGAAGTAAACGGCACTGAGTTTGGCATCAACGTGATCCCGCACACTCAGCAGGTCACCACTTGGGGTGACGCGAAAACCGGTGACCGTGTGAACCTCGAGATCGACACGCTTGCGCGCTACGTCGCACGTTTGGCGGAAATGACAGCCACGCCTTAA
- the ribB gene encoding 3,4-dihydroxy-2-butanone-4-phosphate synthase: protein MSFETPGPVEAALRDAISPIEEIIEEARQGRMYILVDHEDRENEGDLVIPAGFADDKAINFMATHGRGLICLTLPAERIEELGLPMMAMHNSSRHETAFTVSIEAREGVTTGISAADRALTVATAINPQCTAADIATPGHVFPLRARRGGVLMRAGHTEAGCDVSRLAGHYPSSVICEIMKEDGTMARLPDLVEFAKKHGLKIGTISDLITYRSRNDNLVVETSSETVQSEFGGEWEMRIFTDQTHGVEHVVMIKGDVTTDEPVLVRTHALHEASDLLGLGPKPANELNVAMELVAKEGRGVVCLFRSPHNALYANEEQGPRTVKQIGLGAQILSKMGLEKLVLLTNSPSTKYVGLDAFGLEIVGTRPIEKE, encoded by the coding sequence ATGAGCTTTGAAACTCCCGGTCCCGTTGAAGCCGCGTTGCGCGACGCGATTAGCCCGATTGAAGAGATCATTGAAGAGGCCCGTCAGGGGCGTATGTATATTCTCGTTGATCACGAAGACCGCGAGAATGAAGGCGATCTGGTGATCCCAGCTGGGTTTGCCGATGACAAAGCCATCAACTTCATGGCGACCCATGGTCGGGGGCTGATCTGCCTGACGCTTCCAGCAGAACGGATCGAAGAGCTGGGTTTGCCCATGATGGCGATGCACAATTCCTCGCGTCATGAAACCGCCTTCACCGTGTCTATCGAGGCGCGCGAGGGTGTAACTACCGGGATTTCTGCAGCGGACCGCGCCCTGACCGTGGCAACTGCAATCAACCCGCAATGCACCGCAGCTGACATTGCCACACCAGGCCACGTCTTCCCATTGCGCGCGCGTCGCGGCGGCGTGCTGATGCGCGCTGGCCATACCGAAGCAGGCTGTGATGTCTCGCGCCTCGCAGGCCATTACCCATCGTCCGTGATCTGCGAGATCATGAAAGAAGACGGCACCATGGCGCGTCTGCCGGATTTGGTGGAATTCGCAAAGAAACACGGCCTGAAAATCGGTACGATTTCTGATCTGATTACCTATCGTTCCCGTAACGACAACCTCGTGGTCGAAACCTCTTCAGAGACTGTTCAATCTGAGTTTGGAGGTGAGTGGGAGATGCGTATCTTCACCGACCAGACCCACGGTGTGGAACATGTGGTGATGATCAAGGGCGACGTCACAACGGATGAACCGGTATTAGTGCGCACCCACGCGCTGCACGAAGCAAGTGACTTGCTGGGTCTTGGTCCAAAGCCTGCCAATGAGCTCAACGTGGCGATGGAACTCGTTGCCAAAGAGGGCCGGGGCGTTGTTTGCCTCTTCCGCTCTCCGCATAACGCGCTTTATGCCAACGAAGAACAGGGGCCACGCACCGTGAAACAAATTGGCCTGGGTGCGCAGATCCTGTCTAAGATGGGTCTGGAGAAACTGGTACTGCTGACCAACTCCCCAAGCACCAAATATGTGGGCCTTGATGCCTTTGGTCTGGAAATTGTCGGCACCCGTCCGATTGAAAAGGAATAA
- a CDS encoding 6,7-dimethyl-8-ribityllumazine synthase, with amino-acid sequence MAGAEQHYIMPRAEFDKPVKILIVVSPYYKDIADNMVAGAVAEIEASGGTYEIVEMPGALEIPTAIGISERMSNFDGYVALGCVIRGETTHYDTVCNDSSRAIQLLGLQGLCIGNGILTVENRKQAEVRADPKDQNKGGGAAAAALHLVALSRKWGGPRKGVGFLPTSDELKIAGDSKGNPTA; translated from the coding sequence ATGGCTGGCGCAGAACAACATTACATCATGCCGCGTGCGGAATTCGACAAGCCGGTCAAAATCCTGATCGTAGTCTCTCCGTATTACAAAGACATCGCCGACAATATGGTGGCAGGCGCCGTGGCTGAAATCGAAGCCAGCGGCGGCACCTATGAGATCGTCGAAATGCCGGGCGCGTTGGAAATCCCTACCGCGATTGGCATTTCAGAACGCATGTCCAACTTTGATGGTTACGTGGCCTTGGGTTGCGTCATTCGCGGTGAAACCACACACTATGACACCGTCTGCAACGACAGTTCTCGCGCGATCCAACTGCTGGGTCTGCAGGGGCTTTGCATTGGCAATGGCATCCTGACGGTTGAAAACCGCAAGCAGGCCGAAGTGCGCGCCGATCCAAAAGATCAAAATAAAGGCGGCGGAGCAGCCGCTGCGGCCTTGCATCTCGTGGCGCTTTCGCGCAAATGGGGCGGCCCGCGTAAGGGAGTCGGTTTTCTGCCCACTTCTGACGAGTTGAAGATCGCGGGTGACAGCAAGGGTAACCCGACCGCATGA
- the nusB gene encoding transcription antitermination factor NusB, with protein sequence MTSDAKAGLSGNQKRKMKSAARFFATQALYQMEHSGQTYDQVRLQFLDHRFGEEFDGYAMLEGDADLFTLLLKEAVNHQALVDQMTDRALVAKWPLGRIDSTLRALFRAAGAELTQSDTPAKVVIVEFVQVAQAFFPEGKEGKFVNAVLDHMAREAKPEEF encoded by the coding sequence ATGACTTCTGACGCCAAAGCTGGCCTGTCCGGCAACCAGAAACGCAAGATGAAATCCGCCGCTCGCTTTTTCGCGACGCAGGCGCTTTATCAGATGGAGCATTCCGGCCAGACCTATGATCAGGTCCGTCTGCAGTTCCTGGACCACCGCTTTGGCGAGGAATTTGACGGCTATGCGATGCTGGAAGGGGACGCTGATCTCTTTACGCTTTTGCTGAAAGAAGCGGTGAACCATCAGGCATTGGTTGACCAGATGACTGACCGTGCACTGGTCGCGAAATGGCCATTGGGCCGTATCGACAGCACACTGCGCGCCTTGTTCCGCGCCGCAGGTGCCGAGCTGACGCAAAGCGATACACCAGCGAAAGTTGTTATTGTCGAGTTCGTTCAGGTCGCGCAGGCCTTCTTCCCGGAAGGGAAGGAAGGCAAGTTCGTGAACGCGGTGCTCGACCACATGGCCCGCGAAGCCAAACCAGAAGAGTTCTGA
- the nadC gene encoding carboxylating nicotinate-nucleotide diphosphorylase — MSFATVPDLILEPMVRNALMEDLGSYGDVTTRAVIPADTTYNARINAREDAVVSGMQVAALAFRLVDPELKVTTLIADGQPCKKGDTLMEISGKASSILSGERVALNYAGRLTGIATKTAGFVAETEGTKTRVTCTRKTTPNMRLVEKLAVLHGGGHNHRYSLSDAILIKDNHIAAAGGVRQVLEATKAAASHMMTVEIEVDTLEQLKEVLEVGGASVVLLDNMDNDTLREAVQMVDGRMVTEASGNVKLDRIASISATGVDYISSGALTHSARTVDLGLDF, encoded by the coding sequence ATGAGCTTTGCGACCGTCCCCGACCTGATCCTGGAACCGATGGTGCGCAACGCGCTGATGGAAGACCTCGGCAGCTATGGCGACGTGACCACCCGCGCCGTGATCCCAGCAGACACCACTTACAACGCACGCATCAACGCACGCGAAGACGCGGTTGTGTCCGGCATGCAGGTCGCGGCATTGGCCTTCCGTCTGGTTGACCCGGAGCTGAAGGTGACAACTCTGATCGCAGACGGGCAGCCCTGCAAAAAGGGCGACACGCTGATGGAGATCAGCGGCAAGGCCTCCTCGATCCTGTCTGGCGAACGCGTGGCCCTGAACTACGCAGGCCGCCTGACCGGCATCGCAACCAAAACTGCAGGTTTTGTGGCTGAAACCGAAGGCACCAAAACCCGCGTGACCTGTACCCGCAAGACGACACCAAACATGCGCCTCGTCGAGAAACTCGCCGTGCTGCATGGCGGCGGGCACAATCACCGCTATTCGCTGTCTGATGCGATCCTGATCAAGGACAACCACATCGCCGCCGCCGGAGGTGTGCGTCAGGTGCTGGAGGCCACAAAGGCCGCCGCGAGCCATATGATGACGGTTGAGATCGAAGTCGATACCTTGGAGCAGCTCAAAGAGGTGCTTGAGGTTGGTGGAGCGTCTGTGGTGCTCTTGGACAATATGGACAACGACACGCTGCGCGAAGCGGTGCAGATGGTGGATGGGCGGATGGTGACTGAAGCGTCGGGCAATGTGAAGCTGGACCGGATCGCATCGATTTCCGCGACTGGGGTGGATTACATTTCGTCTGGCGCTCTTACCCACTCAGCGCGGACTGTGGATTTGGGGTTGGATTTTTAA